The following coding sequences are from one Halobaculum marinum window:
- a CDS encoding PAS domain-containing protein — MADRDTLADLLRLDDERFRERVPETLASDEYDAERLRRLASDDPPPDPPGESGSLATHEGAYVRRIRVLDDASLGITLTGPAYADNPVVYANRTFRELTGYALADLRGENLRLLQGPDTDPEPVADLREALSTWSRVTTELTNYRADGTPFRNRVSLVPVTDAAGSVVNWLGFQQAVDETSE, encoded by the coding sequence ATGGCCGACCGTGACACGCTCGCCGACCTGCTCCGCCTCGACGACGAGCGCTTCCGCGAGCGCGTGCCGGAGACACTCGCCAGTGACGAGTACGACGCTGAGCGGCTCCGGCGACTAGCGTCTGACGACCCACCACCTGACCCACCGGGGGAGTCAGGGTCGCTCGCGACACACGAGGGTGCGTACGTCCGGCGGATCCGCGTCCTCGACGACGCCTCGCTGGGCATCACGCTCACCGGGCCAGCGTACGCGGACAACCCCGTCGTCTACGCGAATCGGACGTTCCGGGAGCTGACGGGCTACGCGCTCGCGGATCTGCGCGGGGAGAACCTGCGCCTCCTCCAGGGCCCCGACACCGACCCGGAACCGGTCGCGGACCTGCGGGAGGCACTGTCGACGTGGAGTCGTGTGACGACCGAACTGACCAACTACCGCGCCGACGGCACCCCGTTCCGCAATCGGGTGTCGCTCGTCCCCGTCACCGACGCCGCCGGGTCGGTCGTGAACTGGTTGGGGTTTCAGCAGGCTGTCGACGAGACGTCTGAGTAG
- a CDS encoding SDR family oxidoreductase: MAPTTAAESVVLLTGGTSGIGRAAVRRLAATGATVVTVGRDRERGRAVAADVTAETPGRVEFRRVDLADQSAVRNLASAVDDEYDRLDALVHNAGLSSKERRETADGVELTLAVNHLAPYLLTHDLVDLLGATRGARVVVTASSVHRRGKIDLDDSEDLDALNSRSGYDALDAYARSKLANVAFTLELAERLRASARTEGVVANCVHPGFIPTTGLYRDVSWRAKLLTRLAGAVPGVGTDVEEGARRLVAVTTDDAYADRTGLYVGGDGPEQPSAAARDAALRERLWRLSAALVGVDPDWP; encoded by the coding sequence ATGGCACCCACGACGGCTGCCGAGTCGGTCGTCCTCCTGACCGGTGGCACCAGCGGGATCGGTCGCGCTGCGGTGCGACGCCTCGCGGCGACCGGTGCGACCGTCGTCACCGTCGGTCGCGACCGCGAGCGCGGCCGGGCGGTCGCAGCGGACGTGACCGCCGAGACGCCCGGTCGCGTAGAGTTCCGACGGGTCGATCTGGCGGACCAGAGCGCAGTTCGCAACCTCGCGAGTGCGGTCGACGACGAGTACGACCGCCTCGACGCGCTCGTCCACAACGCCGGCCTCTCCTCGAAGGAGCGGCGCGAGACCGCCGACGGTGTGGAACTGACGTTGGCGGTGAACCACCTCGCTCCGTACCTCCTCACGCACGACCTCGTCGACCTGCTGGGAGCCACGCGCGGTGCGCGAGTCGTCGTCACCGCCTCCAGCGTCCACCGCAGAGGGAAGATCGACTTGGACGACTCGGAGGATCTGGACGCGCTCAACTCTCGGTCGGGGTACGACGCTCTCGACGCGTACGCGCGGTCGAAACTCGCGAACGTCGCGTTCACGCTGGAGTTGGCCGAGCGGTTGCGGGCGAGCGCGCGGACCGAGGGCGTCGTCGCGAACTGCGTCCACCCGGGATTCATCCCGACGACTGGCCTCTACCGGGACGTGTCGTGGCGGGCGAAACTGTTGACGCGCCTCGCCGGTGCGGTCCCCGGCGTCGGCACGGACGTCGAGGAGGGTGCGAGACGGCTGGTCGCGGTGACGACCGACGACGCGTACGCCGACCGGACGGGACTGTACGTCGGCGGCGACGGTCCGGAGCAACCGAGTGCCGCCGCTCGCGACGCCGCGCTCCGCGAGCGACTGTGGCGCCTCAGCGCGGCGTTGGTCGGCGTCGACCCCGACTGGCCGTGA
- a CDS encoding TRAM domain-containing protein, with the protein MEISEDLRCVFSADVEERDGSYVVEVPKREVDLGTLREGAVYRVALLERESTPASSAPTENVASGSTRSESSDAPTSTSDDSTDAAPSGDDEAPSIGSNGSNATTDGPEPPVDRGDEVTVDIEGIGDQGDGIARVDRGYVIIVPDTEKGERVTIRVTSVKQNVAFAEVLERVERQQYE; encoded by the coding sequence ATGGAGATATCAGAGGATCTACGGTGTGTATTCAGCGCGGACGTAGAGGAACGTGACGGCTCGTACGTGGTGGAAGTACCGAAGCGCGAAGTGGATCTCGGGACGCTGCGCGAAGGGGCGGTGTACCGTGTCGCGCTGTTGGAACGGGAGTCGACGCCGGCGTCGTCGGCGCCCACCGAGAACGTGGCGTCTGGTAGCACACGTTCGGAGTCGAGCGACGCCCCAACGAGCACGTCCGACGACTCGACGGACGCGGCACCGTCCGGCGACGACGAGGCTCCGTCAATTGGGTCGAACGGCTCAAACGCGACCACGGACGGCCCCGAACCCCCGGTCGACCGCGGCGACGAGGTGACGGTGGACATTGAGGGGATCGGCGACCAGGGCGACGGAATCGCGCGGGTCGACCGCGGCTACGTGATCATCGTCCCCGACACCGAGAAGGGCGAGCGCGTCACGATCCGCGTGACGAGCGTGAAGCAGAACGTCGCGTTCGCGGAGGTCCTGGAACGGGTCGAACGCCAGCAGTACGAGTAA